One window from the genome of Amycolatopsis sp. NBC_01480 encodes:
- a CDS encoding antitoxin produces MDGMFDKAKEKIQEFAGNNPDKAGQGVDKAAQFADEKTGGKHSDQINQGADKLKERFNGGGDQQQ; encoded by the coding sequence ATGGACGGCATGTTCGACAAGGCGAAGGAAAAGATCCAGGAGTTCGCCGGCAACAACCCCGACAAGGCCGGGCAGGGCGTTGACAAGGCCGCGCAGTTCGCCGACGAGAAGACCGGCGGCAAGCACAGCGACCAGATCAACCAGGGCGCCGACAAGCTCAAGGAGCGCTTCAACGGCGGCGGCGACCAGCAGCAGTAA
- a CDS encoding MFS transporter gives MTETTGATPKLTSHLMAARLERLPVSRFHYKLLFAGGLGYTFDAMDGAIVAFILPSVTKEWGLSSGATGILGSSLLIGFLFGALGAGILGDKIGRRAVMVSALVIYAAASLVAAAAPNFAVLFIARVVAGMGTGAESAIIAPYLSEFVPSRVRGRYIGSLAGFFAFGYVFASLLGYFVVSDVPHGWRWVQVLTAVPIVMLLWWRRSLPESPRFLHVHGRVDEAERVVADIERQVSARVGPLPAPQPSAQVEEVHVSSGRVVDNLKALLSSGLRKTTITSWVYWFVAIFTYYGFFTWIPSLLVKQGFDISKSFLFSILIYLAQIPGYYSAAFVSERIERKWTIVIYLAGGAVGALGLAFSGTSTQILVWGIVLSFFMNGNAALEYSYTSEIYPTMIRTTGLGVASAVGRIGGITAPIVIGFSYSNVGFGGVFTMLLILLVLGAVVVAVFGQRTTGRSLETIGQETIKSRTPGGNA, from the coding sequence ATGACCGAGACGACCGGCGCGACCCCGAAGCTGACCTCGCACCTGATGGCGGCCCGGCTCGAACGCCTGCCCGTTTCCCGATTCCACTACAAGCTGCTGTTCGCCGGCGGCCTCGGCTACACCTTCGACGCGATGGACGGCGCCATCGTCGCGTTCATCCTCCCCTCGGTCACCAAGGAGTGGGGCCTGTCCAGCGGGGCCACCGGGATCCTGGGCAGCAGCCTGCTGATCGGGTTCCTGTTCGGCGCGCTCGGCGCCGGCATCCTGGGCGACAAGATCGGCCGGCGCGCGGTGATGGTCAGCGCGCTGGTCATCTACGCCGCCGCCAGCCTGGTCGCGGCGGCCGCGCCGAACTTCGCAGTGCTGTTCATCGCCCGTGTCGTGGCGGGCATGGGGACCGGCGCGGAGAGCGCGATCATCGCGCCGTACCTCTCGGAGTTCGTGCCCTCACGCGTGCGCGGGCGCTACATCGGCTCCCTGGCCGGGTTCTTCGCCTTCGGATACGTCTTCGCGAGCCTGCTCGGCTACTTCGTGGTGAGCGACGTGCCGCACGGCTGGCGCTGGGTGCAGGTGCTCACCGCCGTGCCGATCGTGATGTTGCTGTGGTGGCGCCGATCGCTGCCGGAGTCGCCGCGGTTCCTGCACGTCCACGGCCGGGTCGACGAGGCCGAGCGCGTGGTGGCCGACATCGAACGACAGGTCAGCGCCCGCGTCGGGCCGCTGCCGGCGCCGCAGCCGTCCGCCCAGGTCGAGGAGGTACACGTCTCGTCCGGGCGCGTGGTGGACAACCTCAAGGCCCTGCTGTCGAGCGGGCTGCGCAAGACCACGATCACCTCGTGGGTCTACTGGTTCGTCGCGATCTTCACCTACTACGGCTTCTTCACCTGGATCCCGTCGCTACTGGTGAAGCAGGGCTTCGACATTTCGAAGAGCTTCCTGTTCTCCATCCTCATCTACCTGGCCCAGATCCCCGGCTACTACTCGGCGGCGTTCGTCAGCGAGCGGATCGAGCGCAAGTGGACGATCGTGATCTACCTGGCCGGCGGCGCGGTCGGGGCGCTGGGCCTGGCTTTTTCCGGCACCAGCACGCAGATCCTGGTCTGGGGCATCGTGCTGTCGTTCTTCATGAACGGCAACGCGGCGCTCGAATACTCCTACACCTCGGAGATCTACCCGACGATGATCCGGACCACCGGGCTCGGCGTCGCCTCGGCCGTCGGCCGGATCGGCGGCATCACCGCGCCCATCGTGATCGGCTTCTCGTACAGCAACGTCGGTTTCGGCGGGGTGTTCACCATGCTGCTGATCCTGCTGGTGCTCGGGGCGGTGGTGGTGGCGGTGTTCGGCCAGCGCACCACCGGCCGCTCGCTGGAGACCATCGGGCAGGAGACGATCAAGTCCCGCACCCCTGGAGGTAACGCATGA
- a CDS encoding ornithine cyclodeaminase family protein: MIGSVAGAPPMRDAIDALRAALLDGLDPEQDPPRSVAEGPHGQLLLMPAFWGRYAGVKVASVAPGNPALGLPRIQGGYLLLDGPTLSPLVLLDAVALTSVRTAAVSAVAADALAEPDAARLVVFGTGPQAHSHVEALRAVRPVRELIVVARDPGRTAEFVAGYPELAARAGTAADVAGADLVACCTTARTPLFDGSLLSDHTTVVAVGSHEPDAREVDDVTVRRSTVVVEARAAALREAGDVVLAVQSGAIGPDALHTLSDLVRGKADVPAGRPRLFKSVGMAWEDLVVAATRHETARGDRR; the protein is encoded by the coding sequence GTGATCGGCTCCGTGGCCGGGGCGCCGCCGATGCGGGACGCGATCGACGCCCTGCGCGCCGCCCTGCTCGACGGGCTCGACCCAGAGCAGGACCCGCCGCGGTCGGTGGCCGAGGGGCCGCACGGGCAGCTGCTGCTGATGCCCGCGTTCTGGGGCCGGTACGCCGGCGTCAAGGTCGCCTCCGTCGCACCCGGCAACCCGGCGCTGGGCCTGCCGCGGATCCAGGGCGGCTACCTGTTGCTGGACGGGCCGACGCTCAGCCCGCTCGTGCTGCTGGACGCGGTCGCGCTGACCTCGGTCCGCACCGCGGCGGTGTCGGCGGTCGCGGCGGACGCGCTGGCGGAGCCGGACGCCGCGCGGCTCGTCGTGTTCGGCACCGGGCCGCAGGCGCACAGCCACGTCGAGGCCCTGCGCGCGGTCCGGCCGGTGCGGGAGCTGATCGTGGTCGCCCGCGACCCCGGCCGTACCGCGGAGTTCGTGGCGGGCTACCCGGAGCTGGCCGCCCGGGCGGGCACGGCCGCGGACGTCGCGGGGGCCGACCTCGTCGCCTGCTGCACCACCGCCCGCACCCCGCTCTTCGACGGCTCGCTGCTGTCGGACCACACGACTGTGGTTGCGGTCGGCTCGCACGAGCCCGACGCGCGGGAGGTCGACGACGTGACGGTGCGGCGCTCCACTGTGGTCGTGGAAGCGCGGGCGGCCGCACTGCGCGAGGCCGGCGACGTCGTGCTGGCCGTGCAATCGGGTGCGATCGGACCAGATGCGCTGCACACGCTGTCGGACCTCGTGCGGGGGAAGGCCGACGTGCCCGCGGGGCGGCCCCGGCTGTTCAAGAGTGTCGGCATGGCGTGGGAGGATCTGGTGGTCGCCGCGACGCGGCACGAAACCGCCAGGGGAGACCGACGATGA
- a CDS encoding GntR family transcriptional regulator: MTMDGHQSLALPSFGVQRNLREKITQTLRAAVISGELRAGEVHSAPSLAAQFGVSATPVREAMLDLVKEGLIDTVRNKGFRVTEPSEKDLDDLSELRALIEVPTVRRLAETGVDPAVIAELRPLALGIERAAAEHDLIAHVATDMQFHLRLLEQAGNPHLVETVRALRARSRIYGLRSLAERDELIPSSAEHAELLDLIEARDADGAEALMNRHIRHVRGIWAR; the protein is encoded by the coding sequence ATGACGATGGACGGCCACCAGTCGCTCGCGCTGCCCTCGTTCGGCGTCCAGCGGAACCTGCGCGAGAAGATCACGCAGACCCTGCGCGCGGCGGTGATCTCCGGCGAGCTGCGCGCCGGCGAGGTGCATTCCGCGCCGAGCCTGGCCGCGCAATTCGGCGTCTCGGCCACCCCGGTCCGCGAGGCGATGCTCGATCTGGTCAAGGAAGGCCTGATCGACACGGTGCGCAACAAGGGGTTCCGGGTCACCGAACCGTCCGAAAAGGACCTCGACGACCTGTCCGAGCTCCGCGCGCTGATCGAGGTGCCCACGGTCCGCCGCCTCGCCGAGACCGGCGTCGACCCGGCGGTGATCGCCGAGCTGCGCCCGCTGGCGCTGGGCATCGAGCGCGCGGCCGCCGAGCACGACCTCATCGCGCACGTGGCCACGGACATGCAGTTCCACCTCCGGCTGCTGGAGCAGGCGGGCAACCCGCACCTGGTCGAGACGGTGCGCGCGCTGCGCGCCCGGTCCCGCATCTACGGCCTGCGCAGCCTCGCCGAGCGCGACGAGCTGATCCCCTCCTCGGCCGAGCACGCCGAGCTGCTGGACCTCATCGAGGCCCGCGACGCCGACGGCGCCGAGGCACTGATGAACCGCCACATCCGGCACGTGCGCGGCATCTGGGCCCGCTGA
- a CDS encoding aconitase X catalytic domain-containing protein, producing the protein MADLALSEEDEAMLDGANGPAAQLCLRMVVALARVRGAPRLLSVASAHVDGCLYHGQAGLDFVERLAELGGRVAVPTTLNVGSLDLRHPDLVHADAETTANARRLMAGYTALGCTPTWTCAPYQLTHRPSFGTHVAWAESNAIVFANSVLGARTDRYGDFLDIGAAITGRAPDAGLHQDVNRRATVRLDCAGLSRRLLVEDAAWGVLGHLAGRVAGSGVPVLTGVPDGVTEDQLKAFGAATASSGGVGLFHVVGVTPEAPSLSAVAPAGIPVREVAAADLRAIRDELTTASGAGIDALCLGTPHFSVTEFARLAALLGDGPPFHPGVRAWVTTSRAVLAEAERLGYAETTRAAGARIVVDTCSYLTPVLDEEVRTAMTNSGKWAWYAPGNIGVAVTLGSMAECVASARAGHLIRDEELWAS; encoded by the coding sequence ATGGCTGACCTGGCACTGTCCGAAGAGGACGAAGCGATGCTCGACGGCGCGAACGGTCCCGCGGCGCAGCTGTGCCTGCGGATGGTCGTCGCGCTCGCGCGGGTGCGCGGCGCGCCCCGGCTGCTGAGTGTCGCGTCGGCGCACGTCGACGGGTGCCTTTACCACGGGCAGGCCGGGCTGGACTTCGTCGAACGGCTCGCAGAGCTGGGCGGCCGGGTCGCGGTGCCGACCACGCTCAACGTCGGCTCGCTCGACCTCCGTCATCCCGACCTGGTCCACGCCGACGCCGAGACGACCGCGAACGCGCGCCGCCTGATGGCCGGCTACACCGCGCTGGGCTGCACCCCGACCTGGACCTGCGCGCCGTACCAGCTCACGCACCGGCCGTCGTTCGGCACGCATGTGGCCTGGGCGGAGTCCAACGCGATCGTGTTCGCCAACTCCGTGCTCGGCGCCCGCACCGACCGGTACGGCGACTTCCTCGACATCGGCGCGGCCATCACCGGCCGCGCGCCGGACGCCGGGCTGCACCAGGACGTCAACCGGCGCGCCACGGTCCGGCTCGACTGCGCCGGCCTGTCACGTCGGCTGCTCGTCGAGGATGCCGCGTGGGGAGTGCTCGGCCACCTCGCCGGACGCGTCGCGGGCAGTGGCGTGCCGGTGCTCACCGGGGTGCCGGACGGCGTGACCGAGGACCAGCTGAAGGCGTTCGGCGCCGCGACCGCTTCCAGCGGGGGAGTGGGCCTGTTCCACGTCGTCGGCGTGACCCCGGAAGCGCCGTCACTTTCCGCGGTGGCCCCAGCGGGCATCCCGGTCCGCGAGGTCGCCGCCGCGGACCTGCGTGCGATCCGCGACGAGCTGACCACCGCCAGCGGCGCCGGGATCGACGCGCTTTGCCTTGGCACGCCCCACTTTTCGGTCACCGAGTTCGCACGGCTGGCCGCCCTGCTCGGCGACGGCCCGCCGTTCCACCCCGGCGTGCGAGCGTGGGTGACGACCAGCCGCGCGGTCCTCGCGGAGGCCGAACGGCTCGGTTACGCGGAAACCACGCGCGCGGCCGGCGCCCGGATCGTGGTGGACACCTGCAGTTACCTCACCCCCGTCCTCGACGAGGAAGTCCGCACCGCGATGACGAACTCCGGCAAGTGGGCCTGGTACGCACCCGGCAACATCGGCGTGGCCGTCACGCTCGGCTCGATGGCCGAATGCGTCGCCTCGGCCCGCGCCGGCCACCTCATCCGGGACGAGGAACTGTGGGCGAGCTGA
- a CDS encoding TetR/AcrR family transcriptional regulator: MSRPLRADARRNREALITVARDAFAAGEADIRVEEIAKRAGVSVGTLYRHFDTRDAVVEEVYRQEVTEVCDSAQQLLDELEPRAALAAYLRRVVEHAAVSKGMAAALESIMATDSPVFTGGREQLSDALDLLLERGAETGVVRGDITGQTVLRALGGICGARTYPGWHEEAFRITDLLVDGLTTVSRPVSPDPANPGPGPLPVGTRKESTQDSGTTKGAEHGRHVRQGEGKDPGVRRQQPRQGRAGR; encoded by the coding sequence ATGTCACGTCCGCTGCGGGCCGACGCCCGCCGCAACCGGGAGGCGCTGATCACCGTCGCCCGGGACGCTTTCGCGGCCGGCGAGGCCGACATCCGCGTCGAGGAGATCGCCAAGCGCGCCGGGGTCTCGGTCGGCACTCTCTACCGGCACTTCGACACACGCGACGCGGTCGTCGAGGAGGTCTACCGGCAGGAGGTCACCGAGGTCTGCGACAGCGCGCAGCAGCTGCTCGACGAGCTGGAACCACGCGCCGCGCTCGCGGCGTACCTCCGGCGGGTGGTCGAGCACGCCGCGGTCAGCAAGGGCATGGCGGCCGCGCTCGAGAGCATCATGGCGACCGACTCCCCCGTGTTCACCGGCGGCCGCGAACAGCTCAGCGACGCACTCGACCTGCTACTCGAACGGGGGGCGGAAACCGGGGTGGTCCGCGGCGACATCACCGGGCAGACCGTGCTGCGCGCGCTGGGCGGGATCTGCGGCGCCCGCACCTATCCCGGCTGGCACGAGGAGGCTTTCCGCATCACCGATCTGCTCGTCGACGGCCTCACCACCGTGTCCCGCCCCGTCTCACCCGATCCGGCGAACCCCGGGCCGGGCCCGCTTCCGGTGGGTACCCGGAAAGAGTCCACGCAGGATTCCGGTACGACGAAAGGAGCGGAACATGGACGGCATGTTCGACAAGGCGAAGGAAAAGATCCAGGAGTTCGCCGGCAACAACCCCGACAAGGCCGGGCAGGGCGTTGA
- a CDS encoding dihydrodipicolinate synthase family protein — protein MTGREKPWHGVLVATALPLRGPESGALTADFDAYAEHIAWLAANGCDGVTPNGSLGEYQTLSVEERTQVVRTAVDAAPEGFTVMPGVAAYGAAEARRWAENAAELGCPAVMLLPPNSYRADERAVLAHYREVAKAGLPIVAYNNPFDTKVDLVPELLAELYAEGLIQGVKEFSGDVRRPYRIAELAPGLDVLCGADDVLLELAVAGAPGWVAGYPNAFPKATTELWAAASAGDLAKAVPLYRLLHPLLRWDSRTEFVQAIKLSMDIAGRYGGPCRQPRVPLTPEQEKAVRQATERALEEGLS, from the coding sequence ATGACGGGGCGCGAAAAGCCGTGGCACGGGGTGCTGGTCGCGACGGCCCTTCCGCTGCGCGGCCCGGAGTCGGGCGCGCTGACCGCGGACTTCGACGCCTACGCCGAGCACATCGCGTGGCTGGCGGCGAACGGCTGTGACGGCGTGACGCCGAACGGCTCGCTGGGGGAGTACCAGACCCTGAGCGTCGAGGAGCGGACGCAGGTCGTGCGCACCGCGGTCGACGCCGCGCCCGAGGGGTTCACCGTGATGCCGGGGGTCGCCGCGTACGGCGCGGCCGAGGCGCGGCGCTGGGCCGAAAACGCGGCCGAGCTGGGCTGCCCCGCGGTGATGCTGCTGCCGCCCAACTCCTACCGCGCCGACGAGCGCGCGGTGCTCGCGCACTACCGCGAGGTGGCCAAGGCCGGGCTGCCGATCGTGGCCTACAACAACCCGTTCGACACCAAGGTCGACCTGGTCCCCGAGCTGCTGGCCGAGCTGTACGCCGAGGGCCTGATCCAGGGGGTCAAGGAGTTCTCCGGCGACGTGCGCCGCCCGTACCGGATCGCCGAGCTGGCGCCGGGCCTGGACGTGCTGTGCGGTGCCGACGACGTGCTGCTGGAGCTGGCCGTGGCCGGTGCGCCCGGCTGGGTCGCGGGTTACCCCAACGCGTTCCCGAAGGCCACCACCGAGCTGTGGGCCGCGGCCTCGGCCGGCGACCTGGCGAAGGCGGTGCCGCTGTACCGGCTGCTGCACCCGTTGCTGCGCTGGGATTCGCGGACCGAGTTCGTCCAGGCGATCAAGCTGAGCATGGACATCGCCGGGCGGTACGGCGGCCCGTGCCGACAGCCGCGCGTGCCGCTGACACCCGAGCAGGAGAAGGCCGTCCGCCAGGCGACCGAACGGGCACTCGAGGAAGGGCTTTCCTAG
- a CDS encoding oxidoreductase: MDEGLAGKRVLVTGGSRGLGAATVRRFAESGATVLAAARNAPAEPLPATFIPGDLGTAAGAAALARRVLDEVGGIDILVDNAAAATGPVATLDRTDESWLADLDANLLSAVRLDRELVPGMVERGTGVVVHVSSIASRLPQNQEVSYAAAKAALNAYSRTLAAEVGPHGVRVVCVLPGFIATEGALSHLQQFADRQGITIEEQTQQVVEHLNLPMGRPGEPEDAAELIAFLASARAKWLTGAQFRVDGGIVPTV; this comes from the coding sequence ATGGACGAGGGACTGGCAGGCAAGCGGGTACTGGTGACCGGCGGGAGCCGCGGCCTGGGGGCGGCGACCGTCCGGCGGTTCGCGGAATCGGGGGCGACCGTGCTGGCCGCCGCCCGGAACGCGCCGGCCGAGCCGTTGCCCGCCACTTTCATCCCCGGCGACCTCGGCACCGCGGCCGGGGCCGCGGCACTGGCCCGGCGGGTGCTCGACGAGGTCGGCGGCATCGACATCCTGGTCGACAACGCGGCGGCGGCCACCGGCCCGGTCGCGACTCTGGACCGTACCGACGAGTCCTGGCTGGCCGACCTCGACGCGAACCTGCTCAGCGCGGTCCGCCTCGACCGCGAGCTGGTGCCCGGCATGGTCGAGCGCGGCACCGGGGTGGTCGTGCACGTGTCCTCGATCGCGAGCCGGCTGCCGCAGAACCAGGAGGTCTCGTACGCGGCGGCGAAGGCCGCGCTCAACGCGTACAGCCGTACCCTGGCCGCCGAAGTCGGCCCCCACGGCGTACGCGTGGTGTGCGTCCTGCCCGGATTCATCGCGACGGAGGGCGCGCTGTCGCACCTCCAGCAGTTCGCGGACCGGCAGGGGATCACCATCGAGGAGCAGACCCAGCAGGTCGTCGAGCACCTGAACCTGCCGATGGGCCGCCCGGGCGAGCCCGAAGACGCCGCCGAGCTGATTGCGTTCCTGGCCTCGGCCCGCGCGAAATGGCTGACGGGCGCCCAATTCCGCGTCGACGGGGGCATCGTTCCCACGGTGTAG
- a CDS encoding metal-dependent hydrolase family protein, with translation MTADLVLRHATVVDPISETASADQAIRITAGRITSVSADPGGPAGADELDATGLFAVPGLIDCHVHVTAVSADLGSVADRSPAYVTAQASHLLEDMLARGFTSVRDVGGADFGLAAAVEQGLFAGPRIFFGGKALSQTGGHGDLRPAGRDVHDQHYAVPGLGRVCDGVDEVRRAARDEIRRGAHHLKLMLSGGCASHTDRVDSLQFSDEEVRAIVEEAAAAKLYTAGHAYTTEAVNRGLELGVRTIEHGNLLDATSIELFLRHNAYYVPTLVTYQALLEQSRALGFTEEQYAKVLQVSENGFQALRLADEAGVRIAYGSDLLGAMQSRQSEEFSLRGKVQAPGAVLRSATTVAAELLRQEGSLGVLAPGALGDVVLTRGNPLEDLDVLAEPAAGVTTVIQAGIVRLQR, from the coding sequence ATGACTGCCGACCTCGTGCTCCGGCACGCGACCGTCGTCGACCCGATAAGCGAAACGGCGTCGGCCGACCAGGCCATCCGGATCACCGCCGGGCGGATCACCTCGGTGTCGGCCGACCCCGGCGGCCCGGCCGGCGCGGACGAGCTCGACGCGACCGGGCTGTTCGCCGTGCCGGGCCTGATCGACTGCCACGTGCACGTGACCGCGGTGAGCGCGGACCTCGGCTCGGTCGCCGACCGGTCCCCCGCGTACGTGACGGCTCAGGCGTCGCACCTGCTCGAGGACATGCTCGCGCGCGGCTTCACGAGCGTGCGCGACGTCGGCGGCGCGGACTTCGGGCTGGCCGCCGCCGTTGAGCAGGGCCTGTTCGCCGGGCCGCGGATCTTCTTCGGTGGCAAGGCGCTTTCGCAGACCGGCGGTCACGGCGACCTGCGCCCCGCGGGCCGCGACGTCCACGACCAGCATTACGCGGTGCCCGGGCTGGGCCGCGTGTGCGACGGCGTCGACGAGGTCCGCCGCGCCGCCCGCGACGAGATCCGCCGCGGCGCGCACCACCTCAAGCTCATGCTCTCCGGCGGCTGCGCCAGCCACACCGACCGCGTCGACTCACTGCAGTTCTCCGACGAGGAAGTGCGCGCGATCGTCGAGGAGGCCGCCGCCGCGAAGCTCTACACGGCCGGCCACGCGTACACCACCGAGGCCGTCAACCGCGGCCTGGAGCTCGGCGTCCGCACCATCGAGCACGGCAACCTGCTGGACGCGACGTCGATCGAATTGTTCTTGCGGCACAACGCTTATTACGTGCCGACGCTGGTGACCTACCAGGCGTTGCTGGAGCAGAGCCGCGCACTTGGGTTCACCGAGGAGCAGTACGCGAAGGTCCTGCAGGTCAGCGAGAACGGGTTCCAGGCCCTGCGGCTCGCCGACGAGGCGGGCGTCCGGATCGCGTACGGCAGCGATCTGCTGGGCGCCATGCAGTCGCGGCAGTCGGAGGAGTTTTCGTTACGCGGCAAGGTCCAGGCGCCCGGCGCGGTGCTGCGCTCGGCCACGACGGTCGCGGCGGAGCTGCTGCGTCAGGAGGGTTCGCTGGGCGTGCTGGCACCGGGCGCCCTTGGCGACGTCGTGCTGACCCGGGGGAATCCGCTGGAGGATCTGGACGTGCTCGCCGAGCCCGCCGCCGGGGTGACGACCGTCATCCAGGCGGGAATCGTGCGGCTTCAGCGGTGA
- a CDS encoding aconitase X swivel domain-containing protein, which produces MGELTGRTVFPGEATGIPLVLDAPLSFWGGTDLTGRIVDEHHPQRGAVVTGRVLVLPKARGSSSSSSVLAEQIRSGTGPAALVLTEPDAILMLGAWVAAELYGHRLPIVVLSAEDYGRLCARPGPVTVEAGPERATITAEAARFPPG; this is translated from the coding sequence GTGGGCGAGCTGACCGGCCGGACCGTTTTCCCCGGTGAGGCAACAGGCATTCCGCTGGTTCTCGACGCGCCGCTGTCTTTCTGGGGCGGCACCGACCTGACCGGGCGCATCGTCGACGAGCATCACCCACAGCGGGGCGCCGTGGTCACCGGGCGGGTGCTCGTGCTGCCGAAAGCGCGCGGGTCCAGCTCGTCTTCGTCGGTGCTGGCCGAGCAGATCCGCAGCGGCACCGGCCCCGCGGCGCTGGTCCTCACCGAGCCCGACGCGATCCTGATGCTCGGCGCCTGGGTCGCCGCGGAGCTGTACGGGCATCGGCTGCCGATCGTCGTACTGTCCGCAGAGGACTACGGACGGCTGTGCGCCCGCCCCGGCCCGGTGACCGTCGAGGCCGGGCCGGAGCGAGCCACGATCACCGCTGAAGCCGCACGATTCCCGCCTGGATGA
- a CDS encoding proline racemase family protein, which yields MRAKRLFHAVDSHTEGMPTRVITGGVGVVPGATMSERRQYFVEHLDHIRQLLMYEPRGHSAMSGAILQPPTRPDADWGVLFIEVSGCLPMCGHGTIGVATVLVETGMVEVTEPVTTIRLDTPAGLVVAEVEVADGAARAVTIRNVPSFSVGLDREVDVPGLGRVRYDLAFGGNFYAIVQLAELGIPFERQEKQRLLDAGLSIMDAVTEQDRPAHPVNAEISGCHHVYLAAPGSTARHSRHAMAIHPGWFDRSPCGTGTSARMAQLHARGELPLDTEFRNESFIGTHFLGRLVEETTVGGIPAVVPKITGRAWLTGTAQYFLDPDDPFPAGFQL from the coding sequence ATGCGCGCGAAGCGGCTGTTCCACGCCGTCGACTCCCACACCGAGGGCATGCCGACGCGGGTGATCACCGGCGGCGTCGGCGTCGTGCCGGGGGCCACGATGTCCGAGCGGCGCCAGTACTTCGTCGAGCACCTCGACCACATCCGGCAGCTGCTGATGTACGAGCCGCGCGGCCATTCGGCCATGAGCGGCGCCATCCTGCAGCCGCCGACCCGGCCGGACGCCGATTGGGGCGTGCTGTTCATCGAGGTCTCCGGCTGCCTGCCGATGTGCGGGCACGGCACCATCGGCGTGGCCACGGTGCTGGTCGAGACCGGCATGGTGGAGGTGACCGAGCCGGTCACCACGATCCGGCTGGACACCCCGGCCGGGCTGGTGGTCGCCGAGGTCGAGGTCGCCGACGGGGCCGCGCGGGCGGTGACGATCCGGAACGTGCCGTCGTTCTCCGTCGGGCTGGACCGCGAGGTGGACGTGCCGGGGCTCGGCCGGGTGCGGTACGACCTGGCCTTCGGCGGCAACTTCTACGCCATCGTCCAGCTGGCCGAGCTGGGCATCCCGTTCGAGCGGCAGGAAAAGCAGCGGCTGCTCGACGCCGGACTGTCCATCATGGACGCTGTCACCGAGCAGGACCGGCCGGCCCACCCGGTGAACGCGGAGATCTCCGGCTGCCACCACGTTTACCTCGCCGCGCCGGGCTCGACGGCCCGGCACTCGCGGCACGCGATGGCCATCCACCCCGGCTGGTTCGACCGTTCGCCGTGCGGCACCGGAACCAGCGCGCGGATGGCGCAGCTGCACGCGCGTGGCGAGCTGCCGCTGGACACCGAGTTCCGCAACGAGTCGTTCATCGGCACGCACTTCCTCGGCCGGCTCGTCGAAGAGACCACGGTCGGCGGCATCCCCGCGGTGGTCCCGAAGATCACCGGCCGGGCCTGGCTGACCGGCACGGCGCAGTACTTTCTCGACCCGGACGACCCGTTCCCGGCGGGATTCCAGCTGTGA